In one window of Azotobacter salinestris DNA:
- a CDS encoding phage tail sheath subtilisin-like domain-containing protein has product MAMSFNTLPGPGTLRKPGVYSEIDNSKAVGGPQAVTYRRLLIGQKLAAGSAAVEQLVRVTSEAQADALFGAGSMLAGMVRAVLAQDTFTELQVMPVADNAEGVAATGALAFGAVATEAGTLYLMIAGRRVDVGVPSGGTPASVATAVAAAINAAVDLPVTATASTGTVTVTARHKGEAGNTLDLRVNYYDGQALPAGLTLTITALSGGTGNPDITDALAALGDEWFQVLGMPYTDAASLAALETELASRFGWNREIELHAFAAARGTQGTLSTLGDSRNSPHLTIVMANSEPMPAYEKAAETMAIAAYYAAIDPARPIQNLGYAWCLPPAAADRFTNEERNLLLFDGIATTKVDAGGVMQVERLITTYKTNSAGGNDTSYLDSETLFTLMFIRHDWRDYILRKYPRHKLANDGTRYGSGQAVVTPVVMKAEALAKFRAWEDLGLVENIDDFKANLVAERNASDPNRLDMLLPPDLVNQLRVIANKIQFRL; this is encoded by the coding sequence ATGGCCATGAGCTTCAACACCCTCCCGGGGCCGGGAACGCTGCGCAAGCCGGGCGTCTACAGCGAGATCGACAACAGCAAGGCCGTCGGCGGCCCGCAGGCCGTCACCTACCGGCGGCTGCTGATCGGGCAGAAGCTGGCCGCCGGATCCGCTGCCGTCGAGCAGCTGGTGCGCGTGACCAGCGAGGCCCAGGCTGACGCACTGTTCGGTGCCGGCTCGATGCTGGCCGGCATGGTGCGAGCCGTGCTGGCGCAGGACACCTTCACCGAGTTGCAGGTCATGCCGGTGGCCGACAACGCCGAGGGCGTGGCCGCGACCGGTGCGCTGGCCTTCGGTGCCGTGGCGACGGAAGCCGGCACCCTGTACTTGATGATCGCCGGCCGCCGCGTCGACGTGGGGGTGCCAAGCGGCGGCACGCCGGCTTCCGTGGCCACGGCTGTGGCGGCTGCCATCAACGCCGCGGTCGACCTGCCGGTGACGGCCACCGCCAGCACGGGAACCGTGACGGTGACCGCGCGCCACAAGGGCGAGGCCGGGAACACCCTCGATCTGCGGGTGAACTACTACGACGGCCAGGCCCTCCCGGCCGGGCTCACCCTGACCATCACCGCCCTGTCCGGCGGTACCGGCAACCCGGATATCACCGACGCGCTGGCCGCGCTGGGCGACGAGTGGTTCCAGGTCCTCGGCATGCCCTATACCGACGCGGCCAGCCTGGCGGCACTGGAGACCGAGCTGGCCAGCCGGTTCGGCTGGAACCGCGAGATCGAGCTGCATGCGTTCGCCGCCGCGCGCGGCACCCAAGGCACGCTGAGTACGCTGGGCGACAGCCGCAACAGCCCGCACCTGACCATCGTCATGGCGAACAGCGAGCCCATGCCGGCCTACGAAAAGGCCGCCGAGACCATGGCGATCGCCGCCTACTACGCCGCGATCGATCCGGCGCGGCCGATCCAGAACCTGGGCTATGCCTGGTGCCTGCCGCCGGCCGCGGCCGACCGCTTCACCAACGAGGAGCGGAACCTGCTGCTGTTCGACGGCATCGCCACCACCAAGGTCGATGCCGGCGGCGTCATGCAGGTCGAGCGCCTGATCACGACCTACAAGACCAACTCGGCCGGCGGGAACGACACCAGCTATCTGGACAGCGAGACGCTGTTCACGCTGATGTTCATTCGCCACGACTGGCGCGACTACATCCTGCGCAAATACCCGCGCCACAAGCTGGCGAACGATGGCACCCGCTACGGCAGCGGCCAGGCCGTGGTCACGCCGGTGGTCATGAAGGCCGAGGCGCTCGCCAAGTTTCGCGCCTGGGAGGACCTGGGCCTCGTCGAGAACATCGACGACTTCAAGGCCAACCTGGTCGCCGAGCGCAACGCCAGCGACCCGAACCGCCTGGACATGCTGCTTCCGCCTGATCTGGTCAACCAGCTGCGGGTCATCGCGAACAAAATCCAGTTCCGCCTGTAA
- a CDS encoding gp53-like domain-containing protein, whose product MHRIDVPSATADYQFTEGSPAGGVPATTVSAAWLNDMQEELISILAAAGIAPVKGDQDQVLAAILALIAAQAGGIRSLTPNGYRQIGDIVLQWGSGSTVTGNLDDVVFPVTFPDEVWAVIVMEAASAGWGTPVQPTVYGCANKHPSGFKVSGARVLSGGGALYESGLFYNYIAIGR is encoded by the coding sequence ATGCATCGAATAGACGTCCCGTCGGCGACGGCGGACTACCAATTCACCGAGGGTTCGCCCGCAGGAGGCGTTCCGGCGACGACGGTATCCGCGGCCTGGCTGAACGACATGCAGGAGGAGCTGATCAGCATCCTGGCCGCGGCCGGCATCGCGCCGGTCAAGGGCGATCAGGATCAAGTGCTGGCGGCAATCCTGGCGCTTATTGCCGCACAGGCAGGAGGCATTAGATCGCTCACGCCGAATGGGTATCGCCAGATCGGGGATATCGTTCTGCAGTGGGGTTCCGGGTCAACCGTTACAGGCAACCTCGACGACGTGGTTTTTCCCGTGACATTCCCGGACGAGGTATGGGCGGTCATCGTCATGGAAGCAGCGTCGGCAGGGTGGGGTACACCGGTTCAGCCGACCGTTTACGGATGCGCAAACAAGCACCCGTCTGGGTTCAAAGTTAGCGGGGCCCGAGTGCTTTCAGGCGGCGGGGCGCTGTACGAAAGCGGCCTTTTTTACAACTACATTGCCATCGGTCGGTGA
- a CDS encoding phage baseplate assembly protein: MDDLELRVNGLSYAGWTELGVTRAMDAASSAFTVTLTERWEGRAGMAAQVEPWPILPGDACEVRLGGVPLVIGYVDIFRPSYGPETHTINIQGRDKTADLIDCSAVHSPDEWKNIDLLKFAQIIAKPFGIAVRADVPVGEPFQVIKLQQGETAFEAIERYARQRKLLAMPDGAGGLLLTRAGTQRAAVALVQGENIKEASGSIDHSQRFSQYTVKAQTSWSEATDGEAEAHVEGAVTDSGVKRYRPLLVIAEADGTANAAKDRAAWEANTRIGKSATASITVQGWRQYPGGPLWLPNMLVTVRSSWLRMEGEMMIRQVTFTRDDGGTQAKLDIVSPQAFAPEPPDSTAAKKAGKKDDDGTLWKEALGEEKKT, translated from the coding sequence ATGGATGACCTCGAACTGCGCGTGAACGGCCTGTCCTATGCCGGTTGGACAGAGTTGGGCGTTACCCGGGCGATGGATGCGGCAAGCAGCGCATTCACCGTCACGCTGACCGAGCGCTGGGAAGGGCGCGCCGGCATGGCCGCCCAAGTCGAGCCCTGGCCGATCCTGCCGGGCGACGCCTGCGAGGTACGCCTGGGCGGCGTGCCGCTGGTGATCGGCTACGTGGATATCTTCCGGCCCTCGTATGGACCGGAAACCCACACCATCAACATCCAGGGCCGCGACAAGACGGCGGACCTGATCGACTGCTCGGCAGTGCACAGCCCCGACGAGTGGAAGAACATCGACCTGCTCAAGTTCGCGCAGATCATCGCGAAGCCGTTCGGCATCGCAGTGCGTGCGGACGTTCCGGTCGGCGAGCCGTTCCAAGTCATCAAGCTCCAGCAGGGCGAGACCGCATTCGAGGCGATCGAGCGCTATGCCCGGCAGCGGAAGCTGCTGGCGATGCCGGATGGCGCCGGCGGCCTGCTGCTGACCCGTGCCGGCACGCAGCGCGCCGCCGTGGCGCTGGTGCAGGGCGAGAACATCAAGGAAGCCTCCGGCTCGATCGATCACTCGCAGCGCTTCAGCCAATACACCGTGAAGGCACAGACCTCCTGGAGCGAGGCGACCGACGGCGAGGCCGAGGCGCACGTCGAGGGCGCGGTGACCGACAGCGGCGTGAAGCGCTATCGGCCGCTGCTGGTCATCGCCGAGGCAGATGGCACGGCGAACGCCGCGAAGGATCGTGCCGCCTGGGAAGCGAACACCCGGATCGGGAAATCGGCCACGGCCTCGATCACCGTGCAGGGGTGGCGCCAGTACCCGGGCGGCCCGCTGTGGCTGCCGAACATGCTGGTCACTGTCCGCTCGTCCTGGTTGCGGATGGAGGGCGAGATGATGATCCGCCAGGTCACCTTCACCCGCGACGACGGCGGGACCCAGGCAAAGCTGGACATCGTCAGTCCGCAGGCCTTCGCGCCGGAGCCGCCGGACAGCACTGCCGCCAAGAAGGCCGGCAAGAAAGACGACGACGGCACGTTGTGGAAAGAGGCTCTCGGCGAGGAGAAGAAGACGTGA
- a CDS encoding phage GP46 family protein: MADVALVMTEAGGDLLLDGFDLSRDDGLETAVIISLFTDRRAEPDQIPPELPQDDLRGYWGDVQPSVEGDRTGSLLWLLAREKQLPQTLARAEQYCRDALAWMIEDRVATRIEVAASYHSKSWMLIVVDLYRPQGERVQYRYNYEWSAQAAKRAA, encoded by the coding sequence ATGGCAGACGTTGCGCTTGTCATGACGGAAGCAGGCGGCGACCTGCTGCTCGATGGGTTCGACCTGTCCCGCGACGACGGCCTGGAGACCGCCGTCATCATCAGCCTGTTCACCGACCGCCGGGCCGAGCCGGACCAGATTCCGCCGGAGCTGCCGCAGGACGACCTGCGCGGCTACTGGGGCGACGTGCAGCCGTCCGTCGAGGGCGACCGTACCGGGTCGCTGCTCTGGCTGCTGGCCCGCGAGAAGCAGCTGCCGCAGACACTGGCGCGGGCCGAGCAATACTGCCGCGACGCCCTCGCCTGGATGATCGAGGACCGCGTCGCCACCCGCATCGAGGTGGCGGCGTCGTATCACTCCAAGAGCTGGATGCTGATCGTCGTCGACCTCTACAGGCCGCAGGGCGAACGGGTGCAGTACCGGTACAACTACGAGTGGTCGGCCCAGGCCGCCAAGAGGGCCGCCTGA
- a CDS encoding baseplate J/gp47 family protein has product MPFARPSLTEIIDRVVADISTRLPGVDGAVLRRSLLGIIGRAQAGAAHLLYGYIDWAARQALPDTAEREYLQRWAAIWGITRNAATFAEGSVTFTGTNGAAIPAGTIVQRQDGVQYATQAAATIAGGTATVAVEASVAGTDGNLLVGASVFLLSPIAGVQSSAAVAAGGISGGDDVESDERLLARLLQRIRNPPQGGAEADYVLWALQVPGVTRVWVYPRQLGAGTVTVLFVNDDDPVSIIPDAAEVAEVQAHIDGRRPVTAEVFVAAPTATPLDMTIALAPNTASVQQAVLAELQDLLTREAQPGGTLLISRLREAVSIAADEGDNAIITPAANVMHAVGEMPVLGTVTFQPL; this is encoded by the coding sequence ATGCCGTTCGCCAGACCCTCCCTGACCGAGATCATCGACCGCGTCGTCGCCGACATCAGCACCCGTCTCCCCGGAGTCGACGGCGCCGTGCTACGCCGCTCCCTGCTGGGGATCATCGGCCGTGCCCAGGCCGGCGCGGCGCACCTGCTCTACGGATACATCGACTGGGCCGCGCGCCAGGCCCTGCCGGATACCGCCGAGCGCGAGTACCTGCAGCGCTGGGCGGCGATCTGGGGGATCACCCGCAACGCGGCGACCTTCGCCGAGGGCTCGGTCACATTCACCGGGACGAACGGTGCGGCGATCCCGGCGGGCACAATCGTTCAGCGCCAGGACGGCGTGCAGTACGCCACCCAGGCCGCAGCAACCATCGCCGGCGGCACGGCCACCGTCGCCGTCGAGGCGAGCGTGGCGGGCACGGACGGCAACCTGTTGGTGGGCGCCAGTGTGTTTCTGCTCTCGCCGATCGCCGGCGTGCAATCGAGCGCGGCGGTGGCGGCCGGCGGCATCTCCGGCGGCGACGACGTCGAGAGCGATGAGCGTCTGCTCGCGCGCCTGCTGCAGCGCATCCGCAACCCGCCCCAGGGCGGCGCGGAGGCCGACTATGTGCTGTGGGCGCTGCAGGTACCGGGCGTCACGCGCGTGTGGGTCTACCCGAGGCAGCTGGGGGCCGGCACCGTGACGGTGCTGTTCGTCAACGACGACGACCCGGTGAGCATCATCCCTGATGCCGCCGAGGTGGCCGAGGTGCAGGCCCACATCGATGGGCGGCGGCCGGTCACCGCCGAGGTGTTCGTCGCCGCGCCTACGGCGACACCGCTGGACATGACCATCGCGCTCGCCCCGAACACCGCCAGCGTGCAGCAGGCGGTGCTGGCCGAGCTGCAGGACCTGCTCACGCGCGAAGCCCAGCCTGGCGGGACCCTCCTGATCAGCCGGCTGCGCGAGGCCGTATCGATCGCCGCCGACGAGGGTGACAACGCCATCATCACGCCGGCCGCGAACGTCATGCATGCGGTCGGGGAGATGCCTGTGCTCGGCACGGTTACGTTCCAGCCGCTCTAA
- a CDS encoding phage tail tube protein: protein MARLGGTISIKVDGEIYNAVGNFTYNLGQPLRAGLVGPDGVHGYSETPQIPFIEGEIRDRREISLETLLNLTDATVTLELANGKVVVLRNAWYASEGTFNTEEGNGAFRFEGLSGEEIR, encoded by the coding sequence ATGGCACGCCTCGGCGGAACCATCAGCATCAAGGTCGACGGCGAGATCTACAACGCCGTCGGCAACTTCACCTACAACCTGGGCCAGCCGCTGCGGGCAGGCCTGGTCGGCCCGGACGGCGTCCACGGCTACAGCGAGACGCCGCAGATCCCGTTCATCGAGGGCGAGATCCGCGACCGCCGCGAGATCAGCCTCGAGACGCTGCTGAACCTGACCGACGCCACCGTCACCCTGGAGCTGGCGAACGGCAAGGTCGTCGTCCTGCGCAACGCCTGGTACGCCTCCGAGGGCACCTTCAACACCGAGGAGGGGAACGGTGCGTTCCGCTTCGAGGGCCTGTCCGGAGAGGAGATCCGCTGA
- a CDS encoding IS5 family transposase, which translates to MITRSLLMFSLFADQEREAKLDSLGDPLALLNKHVDFASLAAEIDRWAPRPSRAKGGRPPYPTEQMTRLLVLQQLFNLSDEQMEFQLLDRMSFQRFAGLKHAGRVPDRNTIWLFRERLVKANVEHQIFAEVQRQLQAHGFRARKGQIIDASIVRAPIQHNTADEQAVVKEQAVPVEWSPAQRRQKDVEARWTKKHGKSYFGYKLSVSVDRRHKLIRGVRVSDASEADTLHLVDVLDRNNSSRDFWADRGYHDKPRERWLKLIGWRPHIQRKGQAGKPIGEPGKARNKRIASPRARVEHVFASLAQMGGKRVRSIGLVRAEFGLVVKSAVYNLKRMSRLLEMA; encoded by the coding sequence TTGATCACCCGGAGCCTGCTGATGTTCAGTCTTTTTGCCGACCAGGAGCGTGAAGCCAAGCTGGACAGCTTGGGCGACCCACTGGCCCTACTGAACAAGCATGTGGACTTTGCATCCTTGGCCGCCGAAATCGACCGCTGGGCTCCCAGGCCCAGTAGGGCCAAGGGCGGCCGGCCGCCTTATCCAACGGAGCAGATGACGCGACTGCTGGTACTCCAGCAACTGTTCAACCTGTCCGACGAGCAGATGGAGTTCCAGTTGCTCGACCGCATGAGCTTCCAGCGTTTTGCCGGTCTCAAGCACGCCGGCCGAGTGCCGGATCGCAACACGATCTGGCTCTTTCGCGAGCGCCTGGTCAAGGCCAATGTCGAGCACCAGATCTTTGCCGAGGTGCAGCGTCAGTTGCAGGCACACGGATTCCGGGCTCGCAAAGGGCAGATCATCGATGCCAGCATCGTTCGCGCGCCCATCCAGCACAACACAGCCGATGAGCAGGCCGTGGTGAAGGAGCAGGCTGTGCCGGTGGAGTGGTCACCCGCCCAGCGCCGACAAAAGGATGTCGAGGCGCGCTGGACGAAGAAGCACGGCAAATCGTACTTCGGCTACAAGCTGTCGGTCAGCGTGGATCGTCGGCACAAGCTGATCCGCGGCGTGCGGGTGAGCGATGCCAGCGAGGCCGATACCCTGCACCTGGTGGATGTGCTCGACCGAAACAACAGCAGCCGTGACTTCTGGGCGGATCGCGGTTATCACGACAAGCCCAGAGAGCGCTGGCTCAAGCTGATCGGCTGGCGACCGCATATCCAGCGCAAGGGCCAGGCCGGCAAGCCTATCGGAGAGCCGGGCAAGGCCCGGAACAAACGCATTGCCAGCCCCCGGGCCAGGGTCGAGCATGTATTTGCCAGCCTCGCCCAGATGGGCGGCAAGAGGGTCCGGAGCATTGGCTTGGTCCGGGCGGAGTTCGGTTTGGTGGTCAAATCGGCGGTCTACAACCTCAAGCGGATGTCGAGACTGCTGGAAATGGCCTGA
- a CDS encoding YmfQ family protein produces the protein MPRTAAEYQEQLKALLPPGIAFPREPGTRLEDLLDGMAQELARIDARGERLIIEANPLSTSELLADWERVAGLPDNCAGTLETTQQGRRNALLAKLTATGGQSPAYFIEVARALGYEVNISEFRPFRAGLSQAGDPLTSGDWVHTWRLNTHETTVIAFRAGLSVAGEPLRTWGNDPLECKIDQLKPAHTIVLYGYGAIEIQQAYLLSDRLWHYANFILPEDIG, from the coding sequence ATGCCGCGCACAGCTGCAGAATACCAGGAGCAGCTGAAAGCGCTGCTCCCGCCCGGGATCGCCTTCCCGCGCGAGCCCGGTACCCGCCTCGAGGATTTGCTCGATGGCATGGCGCAGGAGTTGGCCCGCATCGATGCGCGGGGCGAACGGCTGATCATCGAGGCGAACCCGCTCAGTACCAGCGAGTTGCTGGCCGATTGGGAGCGCGTCGCCGGTCTGCCGGACAACTGCGCCGGCACGCTCGAAACGACCCAGCAGGGGCGTCGCAACGCCCTGCTAGCGAAGCTCACCGCCACCGGCGGCCAGAGCCCGGCCTACTTCATCGAGGTGGCGCGGGCGCTCGGCTACGAGGTGAACATCAGCGAGTTCCGGCCCTTTCGCGCCGGCCTGTCGCAAGCCGGCGATCCGCTGACAAGCGGCGACTGGGTTCATACCTGGCGGCTCAACACGCACGAGACGACGGTCATCGCCTTCCGCGCCGGCCTGTCCGTCGCCGGCGAGCCGCTGCGCACCTGGGGCAACGACCCCCTCGAGTGCAAGATCGACCAGCTCAAGCCCGCCCACACGATCGTGCTCTACGGCTACGGCGCGATCGAGATTCAGCAGGCATACCTGCTGTCCGACCGGCTCTGGCACTACGCAAACTTCATACTTCCCGAGGACATAGGATGA
- a CDS encoding SGNH/GDSL hydrolase family protein: MADRYQHRRKTTCGIAPTTLLVGEFATNLADGQVWVGQADGSPKPLAEMAAVAAGMRAIIGATIAQGSNVSLDVNPTTGVVTISATGGGGGGGFRRGIRLGFIGTSLIQNNIQSSSSQVSHSSRGWISWARFFSRGRFFTPVWYDPSVYSGWEPGGAAGTTRYFRGLNAGVSGQTIAQIAARKEFLAAAVECDMIVIDGGTNDIDALTATEIQDAREAIAEYYLGLGIPVVLLPILARSTAQWPGGDVKRQKAAWINQRSRDFCKGREACWLYDWNQPWADLTGSYVVPKAGYSNDGLHKAPPGGVAVGEDFANFLADILPPAQPRVWAQDDQYSAANNPFGNLLSNPFCLGTGGSLTGATGVVANNMRIELVSGGGAVVGSKEARADGRGEYQVITVTPGTTDTTARFRTANADMATTFPVDTWLQASCEVEISAHAYIRGVTLTLWDVTAGLTVSDMSPDQYTSPAVRWPNRTYKGTSKNQPGRRVRSSAC; encoded by the coding sequence ATGGCTGATCGGTACCAGCATCGCCGCAAAACCACCTGCGGTATCGCACCGACGACGCTGCTGGTCGGCGAGTTCGCTACGAACCTTGCGGATGGGCAAGTCTGGGTCGGCCAGGCCGATGGCTCGCCAAAGCCCCTGGCCGAGATGGCGGCGGTGGCGGCCGGTATGCGGGCGATCATCGGCGCGACGATCGCACAGGGCTCCAACGTCAGTCTCGACGTCAACCCGACGACCGGCGTCGTGACCATCTCGGCGACAGGCGGGGGGGGGGGCGGCGGTTTCCGGCGCGGCATACGCCTGGGCTTCATCGGCACCAGCCTTATCCAGAACAACATCCAGTCGAGCAGCAGCCAGGTCTCGCACTCGTCGCGGGGCTGGATCTCGTGGGCGCGCTTCTTTTCGCGCGGGCGCTTCTTCACCCCGGTCTGGTATGACCCGAGCGTCTATAGCGGATGGGAGCCGGGCGGTGCCGCGGGTACCACCCGGTATTTCCGGGGGCTGAATGCCGGCGTGTCCGGCCAGACGATTGCGCAGATCGCGGCCCGCAAGGAGTTCCTCGCCGCGGCGGTCGAGTGCGACATGATCGTCATCGACGGCGGCACGAACGATATCGATGCGCTGACCGCCACGGAGATCCAGGATGCCCGCGAGGCGATCGCGGAGTATTACCTGGGCCTGGGCATCCCGGTGGTCCTGCTGCCGATCCTGGCGCGCAGCACCGCGCAATGGCCGGGCGGCGATGTCAAGCGGCAGAAGGCCGCCTGGATCAACCAGCGCTCTCGCGACTTCTGCAAGGGACGAGAGGCATGCTGGCTCTATGACTGGAACCAGCCCTGGGCCGATTTGACGGGTTCCTACGTCGTGCCGAAAGCCGGCTACTCCAACGATGGCCTGCACAAGGCGCCCCCCGGCGGCGTGGCGGTCGGCGAAGACTTCGCCAACTTCCTGGCCGACATCCTGCCGCCCGCCCAGCCGCGCGTGTGGGCGCAGGACGATCAGTACAGTGCGGCCAACAACCCGTTCGGGAACCTCCTGAGCAACCCGTTCTGCCTGGGGACGGGTGGTTCGCTGACCGGCGCCACGGGCGTTGTCGCGAACAACATGCGGATCGAGCTGGTCAGCGGCGGCGGAGCCGTCGTCGGCAGCAAGGAGGCGCGCGCCGACGGCCGCGGCGAGTATCAGGTCATCACTGTCACTCCGGGCACAACTGATACGACCGCCCGCTTCCGCACCGCCAACGCCGACATGGCCACGACGTTCCCGGTCGACACCTGGCTGCAGGCGTCGTGCGAGGTGGAGATCAGCGCACACGCCTACATCCGGGGCGTGACCCTGACGCTGTGGGACGTGACCGCGGGCCTGACGGTTTCGGACATGAGCCCCGACCAGTACACGAGCCCGGCGGTCCGCTGGCCGAACCGGACATATAAGGGCACCTCTAAAAACCAGCCCGGCCGCCGGGTAAGATCATCCGCCTGTTGA
- a CDS encoding phage baseplate assembly protein V: protein MQQQIRTLGNRVMMAFARGVLRAVSDSTARQTLQVELLRGELRDGVERMQNYGFTAHPHPGADAAIAFVAGNREQGIVLVVDDRRFRLKLEPGEVAMYDDLGNKIQLLRDRVQITAVQALEIVAPDVAIAGNVAITGTLTNNGKDVGSTHTHPGTGVPN, encoded by the coding sequence ATGCAGCAACAGATTCGCACCTTGGGCAACCGGGTGATGATGGCGTTCGCTCGTGGGGTGTTGCGCGCCGTAAGCGACAGCACCGCACGCCAGACGCTGCAGGTCGAGCTGCTGCGCGGCGAGCTGCGCGACGGGGTCGAGCGGATGCAGAACTATGGGTTCACCGCGCACCCGCATCCGGGCGCCGACGCGGCCATCGCGTTCGTCGCTGGCAACCGCGAGCAGGGGATCGTCCTGGTGGTGGATGACCGCCGCTTCCGGCTGAAGCTGGAGCCGGGCGAGGTGGCCATGTACGACGATCTCGGCAACAAGATCCAGCTGCTGCGCGACCGCGTGCAGATCACGGCGGTCCAGGCGCTGGAGATCGTCGCGCCGGACGTGGCCATCGCCGGCAATGTGGCCATCACCGGCACGCTCACCAACAACGGGAAAGACGTGGGTAGCACCCACACCCATCCGGGGACGGGAGTGCCGAACTGA
- a CDS encoding DNA circularization protein, which translates to MTWRDMYRTASFRGAAFKVESADSAYGRRQAVHEHALRDVPYTEDLGRRAREFTVTGYLVGENYHLERDTLIEACETPGPGLLVHPYRGELTVVCRGLSVNETSQNGGMCRVSITFLEAGEASYPRAVTDSINAISKAGNSVISAAQAGFVERFLTEGFPGFVLEAATQHLQALTEFLAAPGGINLAGELEAAVSFSRALRNLAGNALSIVQWPEQLASGLIDMFDLASDAYGEQAASLFIGVMEQVSAPYSGRTTTPSRRQQATNHEAFNELVRQVSLPAAARAAVAIDYPSYQDANSARQALVERIDTEMERTGNDEAYVALGALRTEVVRGIPQPEVDLPQLVEYTPPATLPSLLVAYQLYGDASRADEIVSRNKPRHPGFLPGGQQLEVLSDG; encoded by the coding sequence ATGACCTGGCGCGACATGTACCGCACCGCGTCCTTTCGCGGCGCGGCGTTCAAGGTCGAGTCCGCCGACAGCGCCTATGGCCGCCGGCAGGCCGTGCACGAACACGCGCTGCGCGACGTGCCGTACACCGAGGATCTTGGGCGCCGTGCCCGGGAATTCACGGTCACCGGCTATCTGGTCGGCGAGAACTATCACCTTGAGCGAGACACCCTGATCGAGGCGTGCGAGACGCCCGGCCCGGGTCTGCTGGTGCATCCGTACCGGGGAGAGCTGACCGTCGTCTGCCGTGGGCTGAGCGTCAACGAGACGAGCCAGAACGGCGGTATGTGCCGGGTGTCGATCACCTTCCTCGAGGCAGGCGAGGCGTCCTATCCGCGCGCGGTGACCGACAGCATCAACGCGATCAGCAAGGCCGGCAATTCGGTTATCTCTGCCGCGCAAGCGGGCTTCGTCGAGCGGTTCCTTACGGAGGGATTCCCCGGTTTCGTGCTGGAGGCTGCAACGCAGCACCTGCAGGCGCTCACGGAGTTCCTGGCCGCGCCCGGGGGGATCAACCTGGCCGGCGAGCTCGAGGCGGCGGTGTCGTTCAGCCGCGCGTTGCGCAACCTGGCGGGCAATGCCCTGTCGATCGTGCAATGGCCCGAGCAGCTGGCGAGCGGTCTCATCGACATGTTCGATCTGGCGAGCGACGCCTATGGCGAGCAGGCGGCCTCCCTGTTCATTGGCGTGATGGAGCAGGTGTCGGCGCCCTATAGCGGGCGGACCACTACCCCGAGCCGCCGGCAGCAGGCCACGAACCATGAGGCGTTCAACGAGTTGGTGCGGCAGGTGTCGCTGCCGGCGGCGGCCCGGGCCGCCGTCGCCATCGACTATCCGAGCTATCAGGATGCGAACAGCGCCCGGCAGGCCCTGGTCGAGCGGATCGACACCGAGATGGAGCGCACCGGGAACGACGAGGCCTATGTGGCGCTCGGCGCGCTGCGCACGGAGGTGGTGCGCGGCATTCCCCAGCCCGAGGTGGATCTGCCGCAACTGGTCGAGTACACGCCGCCGGCGACGCTGCCGTCGCTGCTGGTGGCGTACCAGCTCTATGGCGACGCCAGCCGGGCGGACGAGATCGTGAGCCGCAACAAGCCGCGCCACCCGGGATTCCTGCCGGGCGGCCAGCAGCTCGAGGTCCTGTCGGATGGATGA